A single Paraburkholderia sp. D15 DNA region contains:
- a CDS encoding 2-keto-4-pentenoate hydratase, protein MTTSLSQRLADARRDHITLDALPSDLPADAEAAYAIQHALLDASGHRIGGWKIGAKSHDGPIQGAPLPVADLHADGARLPRAQFAPLGLELEIAFRFARRFEASAAPYSEADVRAGIGSIGAAIEIVASRYTAWPGVDKLAQLADLQNHGALIVGEFSAYRDDFPFVAPTLRFSFDGHDIVQTEAANAPANPAGDPRRLLTWLVNHATSRGIAVTPEMVITTGSYTGMYFPRQAGSASGRIEGLAPVGLTLY, encoded by the coding sequence ATGACGACTTCACTCAGCCAGCGTCTCGCCGACGCACGCCGCGACCACATCACGCTCGACGCGCTGCCGTCCGACCTGCCCGCCGACGCCGAAGCGGCCTACGCGATCCAGCACGCCCTGCTGGACGCGAGCGGCCACCGCATCGGCGGCTGGAAGATCGGCGCGAAATCGCACGATGGTCCGATCCAGGGCGCGCCGTTGCCCGTTGCCGATCTGCACGCCGACGGCGCGCGTCTGCCGCGCGCACAGTTTGCGCCGCTGGGACTCGAACTGGAAATCGCGTTTCGCTTCGCGCGTCGTTTCGAGGCGTCCGCCGCGCCGTATAGCGAAGCGGACGTGCGGGCGGGTATCGGCTCGATCGGCGCGGCCATCGAGATCGTCGCGAGCCGGTACACCGCATGGCCCGGCGTCGACAAGCTCGCGCAACTCGCGGATCTGCAGAACCACGGCGCGTTGATCGTCGGCGAGTTCAGCGCGTATCGCGACGACTTTCCTTTCGTCGCGCCCACGCTGCGTTTCAGCTTCGATGGTCACGACATCGTGCAGACCGAAGCGGCTAACGCGCCCGCCAACCCGGCCGGCGATCCGCGCCGTCTGCTGACCTGGCTCGTGAATCACGCGACTTCGCGTGGCATCGCCGTTACGCCGGAGATGGTCATCACCACCGGCTCTTACACGGGCATGTACTTCCCGCGGCAAGCGGGCAGCGCGAGCGGCCGCATCGAAGGCCTCGCGCCGGTCGGCCTCACGCTGTACTAA
- a CDS encoding MFS transporter has product MKRFRVTSATSIVLVMLCIMYFITYLDRVNVSTAAAGFGKEFNLSHTEVGLVFSAFAYPYLIFQIIGGWVSDRFGAKRTLLFCGAVWGIATLLTGFAGGLISLLAARVLLGFGEGATFPAATSAMARWVAKEKRGFAQGITHAASRIGNAVAPGLIVLVMATWGWRESFYICGVFSLLWVGVWAITFTEHPKDHPRITTEELDVLPAPKPKAAGVPWGKLFRRMWPVTIVYFCYGWTLWLFLSWIPQYFLHSYHLQLQKSAIFASVVFFAGVLGDTLGGIVTDWIFTRTGSLKRARSWMVSVCMFFCLLSLIPLMFTHDLYLSMACLASGFFFAEMTIGPMWAIPMDIAPEFSGTASGMMNTGSALAAIISPVVGGFLIDYFGSWELPFVGSMLLMAIGVVLAFRMQPESKFALNPADKGAVPTRLGA; this is encoded by the coding sequence ATGAAGCGGTTTCGTGTGACCAGTGCGACCAGTATCGTTCTAGTGATGCTCTGCATCATGTACTTCATCACCTACCTCGACCGCGTGAACGTCAGCACGGCGGCGGCGGGTTTCGGCAAGGAATTCAATCTTTCGCATACGGAAGTCGGCCTCGTGTTCTCGGCCTTCGCCTACCCGTATCTGATCTTTCAGATCATCGGCGGATGGGTCAGCGATCGTTTCGGCGCGAAGCGCACGCTGCTGTTTTGCGGCGCCGTGTGGGGCATCGCGACCTTGCTGACCGGTTTCGCCGGCGGCTTGATCTCGCTGCTGGCCGCTCGCGTGCTGCTCGGTTTCGGTGAAGGCGCGACTTTCCCCGCCGCGACCTCCGCGATGGCGCGCTGGGTCGCGAAAGAGAAACGCGGTTTCGCGCAGGGCATTACGCACGCGGCGTCGCGGATCGGCAATGCGGTCGCGCCCGGCCTGATCGTGCTGGTCATGGCGACGTGGGGCTGGCGCGAATCGTTCTACATCTGCGGCGTGTTCAGCCTGTTGTGGGTCGGCGTGTGGGCGATCACGTTCACCGAGCATCCGAAGGATCATCCGCGTATCACGACCGAGGAACTCGACGTGCTGCCCGCGCCGAAACCGAAAGCGGCCGGCGTGCCGTGGGGCAAACTGTTCCGTCGCATGTGGCCGGTCACGATCGTGTACTTCTGCTACGGCTGGACCTTGTGGCTGTTCCTCAGCTGGATTCCGCAGTACTTCCTGCATAGCTATCACCTGCAATTGCAGAAGTCGGCGATCTTCGCGTCCGTGGTGTTCTTCGCCGGCGTGCTCGGCGATACGCTCGGCGGCATCGTGACCGACTGGATCTTCACCCGCACCGGCAGCCTCAAACGCGCTCGCAGCTGGATGGTGTCGGTGTGCATGTTCTTCTGTCTGCTCTCGCTGATCCCGCTGATGTTCACGCACGACCTGTATCTGTCGATGGCGTGTCTTGCGTCCGGCTTCTTCTTCGCCGAAATGACGATTGGTCCGATGTGGGCCATCCCGATGGACATCGCCCCGGAATTTTCCGGCACCGCGAGCGGCATGATGAACACCGGCTCGGCGTTGGCCGCGATCATCTCGCCGGTGGTGGGCGGCTTCCTGATCGATTACTTCGGTAGCTGGGAGTTGCCATTCGTCGGCAGCATGCTGTTGATGGCGATTGGCGTGGTGCTCGCGTTCCGCATGCAGCCCGAGAGCAAGTTCGCGCTCAACCCGGCGGACAAGGGCGCGGTTCCGACCCGCCTCGGCGCATAG
- a CDS encoding aminotransferase class V-fold PLP-dependent enzyme produces the protein MLKLDFHPAGRHFLQIPGPSPVPDRILRAMSYPTIDHRGPEFGELGLQVLDGIKKIFKTQQPVVIYPASGTGAWEAALSNTLSPGDHVLMFETGHFATLWKKMAESLGLKPEFLGLPGIEGWRRGVQPQMIEERLRADTQHTIKAVCVVHNETSTGVTSDIAAVRRAIDAAGHPALLLVDTISGLACADYRHDEWGVDVTVSGSQKGLMLPPGISFNALSPKALAASKTAKLPRSFWDWTEIVEMNKTGYWPYTPNTNLLYGLSEALEMILGEGLDNVFARHERLAEATRRAVRAWGLEIQCADPSVYSPVLTGVMMPEGIDADAVRKLIYERFDMSLGTGLGKMKGRMFRIGHLGDCNDLMLLATLAGCEMGLRLAGVPLKDSGLPAAMEWLSQPTKASGLKAAA, from the coding sequence ATGCTCAAGTTAGACTTTCATCCCGCTGGCCGTCACTTCCTGCAGATCCCGGGTCCGAGCCCGGTGCCCGACCGCATCCTCCGGGCGATGAGCTATCCGACCATCGATCATCGCGGCCCGGAATTCGGCGAACTCGGCCTGCAAGTGCTCGACGGCATCAAGAAGATCTTCAAGACCCAGCAGCCGGTAGTGATCTACCCGGCGTCGGGCACGGGTGCGTGGGAAGCGGCGTTGTCCAACACGCTGAGCCCCGGCGACCACGTGCTGATGTTCGAGACCGGCCACTTCGCGACGCTGTGGAAAAAGATGGCGGAAAGCCTCGGCCTGAAGCCGGAGTTTCTCGGACTGCCGGGTATCGAAGGCTGGCGTCGTGGGGTTCAGCCGCAGATGATCGAAGAGCGTCTGCGCGCCGATACGCAGCACACGATCAAGGCCGTGTGCGTGGTGCACAACGAGACCTCCACGGGCGTGACGTCGGACATCGCCGCCGTGCGCCGCGCGATCGACGCAGCGGGTCACCCGGCGTTGCTGCTGGTCGACACGATCTCCGGCCTCGCGTGTGCCGACTACCGTCATGACGAATGGGGCGTGGACGTCACCGTCTCCGGCTCGCAGAAGGGTTTGATGCTGCCGCCGGGTATCAGCTTCAACGCGCTGTCGCCGAAAGCGCTTGCCGCCAGCAAGACGGCCAAACTCCCGCGCAGCTTCTGGGACTGGACCGAAATCGTCGAGATGAACAAGACCGGCTACTGGCCGTACACGCCGAACACGAATCTGCTTTACGGTCTGTCCGAAGCGCTGGAGATGATTCTCGGCGAGGGGCTCGACAACGTGTTCGCCCGCCATGAACGACTCGCCGAAGCGACCCGCCGCGCGGTGCGTGCGTGGGGTCTGGAGATTCAGTGCGCCGATCCCTCGGTGTACAGCCCGGTGCTGACCGGCGTGATGATGCCGGAGGGTATCGATGCCGACGCGGTCCGCAAGCTGATCTACGAACGCTTCGACATGTCGCTCGGGACGGGCCTCGGCAAGATGAAAGGCCGCATGTTCCGCATCGGCCATCTGGGCGATTGCAACGACCTGATGCTGCTCGCGACGCTGGCCGGTTGCGAAATGGGTCTGCGGCTTGCGGGTGTGCCGCTGAAGGATAGCGGCCTGCCCGCCGCGATGGAATGGCTGAGTCAGCCGACGAAGGCGTCCGGGCTGAAAGCGGCGGCTTGA